Genomic DNA from Chitinivibrionia bacterium:
AAGAAAGGTTAATATTTCAAAAAACGCATTTTGAGTTCCCTGCCCTCTGAACAAATGCACGTCATCTATCAAAAGTAAATCTACGTCTCGAAATTTGTTGTAAAATTCGTCCAAACCCTTTTTTTCTTTTTGCCAATTTACGTATTCCGAGAGAAAATCTATTGCGCAAGTGTAATGAATGTTTTTTGCGGTGTTTTCTTGGTGTGTAAAGTGTCCGATTGCTTGCAAAAGGTGGGTTTTTCCGACCCCGCTTTTTCCGTGGATAACCAAAATTTTTTCGGGCGCGCTTTGCGGCATTTCGGCGGTCGTAAGGCATAAATCAAATGCTTTTTTGTTTGTGTCGCAAACGACAAACGAATCGAATTTGTAATTTTCGTAAAAATTTCCGTGTAAATTTGATTTCGGAGCTGTTTGTTTTTGAGAAATCGGACGCGCCTGCGCTTCTTGCAGTAATGATTTTTCTCGCGCTTCCCGTGCTTTTTTAAGATTTTCCTCTTCTTCTTTTGCCGATTCGTCTTCTACTATTTCTAATGATATTTGTCCGACATTTCCAAACTTCACATTCATTTTTTCAAGCAAAATACTTTCGCCGTCGCTACCTTCAAGTAATGTTTTATGAAAATCGCTCGGAACAGACAGAAATGCAACGTCATTCTCGATACGCAAAAGGTTTACTCGCTCAATAAACGACGCAAGAAACGTTTTTTTCCCTATTTCTTTAATATCACAAACGATTTCGCTCCAAGCGGAAACATTGTGGTTCTCGGTCTCTTCCGGCGCCGATAAATTTTGCATCAATAACGCAGCACTCATTAAATTTTTTACCTTATTTATAAAAATGTAATACAAAATAATTTAAGGGCGCACCAAAATGAAAGAGGGAAAAACAAATTCGTGAAAATTGCAGAATTTTGCAAAAACAGGTTAAGTTCTTGCGTAAGTTTGCCGATAT
This window encodes:
- a CDS encoding DnaA/Hda family protein, translated to MSAALLMQNLSAPEETENHNVSAWSEIVCDIKEIGKKTFLASFIERVNLLRIENDVAFLSVPSDFHKTLLEGSDGESILLEKMNVKFGNVGQISLEIVEDESAKEEEENLKKAREAREKSLLQEAQARPISQKQTAPKSNLHGNFYENYKFDSFVVCDTNKKAFDLCLTTAEMPQSAPEKILVIHGKSGVGKTHLLQAIGHFTHQENTAKNIHYTCAIDFLSEYVNWQKEKKGLDEFYNKFRDVDLLLIDDVHLFRGQGTQNAFFEILTFLYDDNRQIVLTSDCTPTDIPDMIDVLKMRLSNSVAVEILTPSKKNRMQIIKKKFYNRELKLSEDVLAYLADIPTTNIRELEGLYNRLLASSVFCNADLGIDSVKMILNDYIKDTRRITADIILDRVCSYFGIAIQEIRSSSRVQDVAYSRSVAMHLIRTITKNSEQAIGNLLGRDHSTVCITCKKIAQSLNTDEKLQKDIDLLTKIITGQS